The nucleotide sequence AAAAAGAATATGCTAGCTACTTACTGGTTTTAAGAAGTCAACATGATCAACTTCAAGAAAGCAAGGTCTTTGCCCAACAAAGGCATATGCAGTTGAGAAGGCAAGCTCAAATGCTCGGTGCATCAAGAAACCTCCAAATATTCGTCCATGCAAGTTCCGTTGTTGAGGCTGACAGATAAGAGAGTTCTCCAGGCGAGTGTCTTTCAGCAAGATGCTATCTCTATCAGCTAAAGCAGGCAAATCAGAGAAAACACGGCCCTCTGCTAGTAAACTATTTAGTCGCTCAGCCTCAACATGAAGCTTATTTATCCCATTTTCAAACACCCCCTTctgttcttctctctttctttttctcagcTTGTCCCTTGCTTCCCTCTCTGCGAATAGTTGTTTCTCCTTTTCAGTTTCTGGTGAAAGGCGGTTCACTGGAGCAGACTTTCCAGTCATAGAATCTCGTGCAACAAACGTGAAGTTAGCCGTTAGAGCGATTGGATCTGATTGCATATCACTATCTGTAGCAAGATAGCATCATTTAAAATAAGTCAGTTAAAATAGAACAGAATAAATTATACTAAGTAGTATAAAAAACACAAATAAATAAGCTGGCAATACTGCTTTACCAAAACTACCTTGATCAACTTGAGTCACTTCAATTTGTATATCAATTGAAGAACGGCCAACATAAGTAACAGCTCCAGCTATCTTCAGATCAGTGTCCACACAAATTGGCTTCTTTAGCTCCATCTTATCTACAGAAGCAGTCACCAGCAAAAGGGGCCTTGTTGTGCTATCTTCGTCAGAACAGTGCTGCATGCCAAACCCCAAATAAGATTTTTCAAAAAGATGCCAATTACAAGTAAAAAAGGATGCTGCCTCAATATACCATGTAAAACTCAAAATGAATAAAAGTAAGAGCTATAATTCTATCATCCATAGGTAGAATTATTTTGCTAACCTGGATGTATGAAATGAATGTTAGCAACAAGAGACTGAACTAGTCGGCGGCATAGGGCTAGGTGTGCAATGAGAATGTAGGGTAACCTCTGCTGCTTCAGGTAGACCAGTACCAAACTACCAACTGTCAGTCTAGTACCATCATTATTCAGTGTTATTATCTACATAGTGAAACTTCATGCTGGTTCCAAATATAACATTAGGATTGGGAGGAAACATATCTCAGCTATTATCCCCTCGGTTCACAAATAGATATTTTTACCAAATACAACATAGTACTTATGAACAGGATACTTAGAGCATTATCAGCGATTAGCAATACTTATGAGTTTTGGTTTGAACTCAAACTATGTAGCTGCCATTTCTCATAGTAGAAAAATGGGGCAGGCTTATCTCTCtgtctaaaaaaaacttataagtCATGAACAGGACAATTGTAAAGTCCCTTGTCTCAAACTCCCAATTCTCTCTCGCCAATTCACATCTAGATTCAATTGCTAATTCCATGCTAGAGTAGTgatttcatttttgtttttgtaACTTGTAATGGCACATGATCACATCCACCAAGCGAGTGCAGGTCACACAGATACGATCCACACAATAGAGAGAGATGGAGCAATTGCAGAGTACCTTGACGGCGATGGTGCCGGCGAGGGCGTCGAGGTCCTCGAGCAGCTTGCCGATGCGCACCTCGTTCCACGGGTCCCTGTACTGCTCCCGGAGGATGTCGTCGGTGGCGAACTTGTACACGATGCTGGTCCGGCTCCCCGCGGGCGTCTTCGTCAGCAGCTCCGTCTgcggtggctgctgctgctgcttccccgCGGCCCCGGCGTCGATCATCCGCTCGAAGATGCTGGACCGCGCCTCCCACAGCGCGTTGGTCACCGGCGAGTGGTACATCCCGGGCCACAGGCTCAGCGGCTTCCTCGCCGACCTCCCCGCGTCGatcgctccccctcccccatcccCACCGCTCCCCCCGATGTGCGACACCACCTTGATCGGCGAAtccatcgtcggcggcggcggatctccGGTGGTGGTGGACGAGAACGCGGCGGATTGGAATGGATTGGTGCCTCTCGGGGCGGAGAGTTCGAGGGAGATTCTtctagaggaggaggaggcggcggggcggcgggcgagggtTCTGGAGAGcgcgagcgccgccgtcgcggtcgacctcgtcgccgccatggTCGAATCCGTTGGGCGTTAGTAGCACGGAGGAGGTAGATGCGAGGTGGGATGGCCACGCTTTCCTCGCCCGCGCGCTTTGACCAAACCGAGAAATTCCGGCCCAACTTCCACGGCCTGGATGGGCCCACGTAAGATGGGCCTTTTTGTGGGCTGCACGAAAGCCCACATAAGATAAATGCGGAAGTGGAGGAAGCCGAACGGTTTTGCTACCCACACGACacggaggagagggggagagctcTCCCATCCCACCCACcaatggcggcggccgcggagttCATCTGATCGTGCTCGTAATAGTAATTCGTAAGTTTCCCCAACCAGTTGGTTTTTTGCTCCCGCTGAAGCGCGCTTTGTTTGCGACGCTTTGGTTGATTCCTCCCTaatggcggctagggttcgcgaCAGGTCAGGGTGTTCCCCTAATTGCGGCTAAGCGTCATCTGAAATTTTTGTGGTAAAAAATGAGTAGTAAGCATCATGTGAATTGTGGTCTAGAGTGGTCGTAAAAATGATGCGTTATTTGTTCTTAGGTTGGAGAGAACAGGGGGATGCAGATGTAATATATCTTCTGTGCGACTGTAGTATTCAATCTTTTGGCTGAAGGGTGAGGATTTGGGGACTGTATTTGTAGTTGAGAGTGATTTAGAGATTTTTTTGCTGCGAGGATAATGTTGAAGAGGCTTAATGATTTATTCATTTATGAATTGTTTAGTACacaaaagataaaatgaaaatgaaatatAGTTTGCATAGTTTTCGCGTTATTTGCCTGTAAGTTGTTCAATCCTTAGTCTCTATGCATGCAGTATGCCCAATCATCATCTTGATAATGTGTGTGTTTGCAGAAGGATTGTCTAGTCACTGTGTTGGCGGATTAAATTGTTCTCAGCATGGTATCTGAGAAAGCCAAATCAAATAAGCGGAAAAAGTTAGAATGCATAATCAGCCGCCTCCCAAGAGACTTGATCGAGCAGGTATTTCTGAGCCTTCCAGTGAAAACTTTGTTGAATTGCATTGGTGTCTGCAAGCAGTGGCGCAGCATAATCCAAGATCCCAAATTTGTAACATCACACCTCCAGCTTGCGCCCCATTGTGCGCTCCTATTCTTCCCTCGAGAGTTGGTTTCTTCATGTGGGCTGTACCCGAGCGAAGCCATCCTCATCGATGAAGCCTGGTCACAGTCAATATGGGATGTGCCAGTGATTGGGCCAGATGATTTCCTGTGTGGTTCCTCCAATGGGCTTGTTTGCTTATACACACACACTACAACAATCAAGATAGCAAACCTTGCAACTGGTGAATGCCTGCATCTTGCGAAACCGGCAAAGAATTTGACGGACGATCACTTCTCGTTCTACAGCTTTGGATTTCACCCATTGACAAAAGAATACAAGGTTACACACTTCCTTGCTAGTAGTCATGAGACTCGCATCCGTGCAAAAGTTGACAGCTTCGATGGCGTTCAAGTTTACACACTTGGTGATGAGAAATGGAAATATATAGGAGCCCCAGAGGCTCTAAGCTTGAACTGTGTGAAGAACTCTGGAGTAGTCAATGTTGATGGAACAATGTATTGGCTAACTGAAGACCAGGGAACCAGTTGGCATCATGCAGTCATGTCCTTCGATCTTAACAAAGAAAGTTTTGGACGCATACAACTGCCAACAGCAGCACTTGAAGACTCTGCATTTTATGGTCCTCGTCGGTACTGGATCAAAGAGATAGATGGAAAGGTATGCATTGCAACATGTCAAACTAGTGATAATCAACCCATATTGCTTAGAGGTGAGATTCAGATCTGGGCTCTTGACATCAATCTAGAGCAAAAGTGGATCCAGAAGTACATTATTCAGCCCTCAGCACAGCACATACCTGGACCAAATATTGTTCATAGGGATAAGATTGTGTTGCAACATGATGCCAGGAACCTATGTTCTTATGAGCTGCTTGGAAAGAACGTCGAGGTTAAATTGAGTAATATGGAGAAGCTGTTAGATTTCAGTCCCCGCAAACCAGGGAGTATGCAAGTCTACACCTTTGTGAAATCACTTGTACGATTGGATTCATACAAGAAGGCCAGTATTGTGCGTAGACCAAAACGGAAGGTTGGGAATTGAAGAAATGGGAAGCATGGGAGAGCCAGCGTCGAAAGATAGAGGACATATGGAAGAAAGTCCTGCAATCGGAGCAATATAGTATTGTATGTTGGCTAAACTGTCACCACTGTCAATAGATATTCGGTATGCCAGTTTACAATTTTGCATTTTGTAGGTAACTACGAAGAATTTGCGCACAACAATTAACAGGCTGATGCAGCGTCTACCGGATGATGAAGCATTGAAGTGTATAGGCATGAAAATTGATCAAATGTTACATTATCTACCAGAAGATTGTCCAAATCAGGTAATTCTCTATTCAAATGGGAGTTGAAAAACTATGTGAATTTCAATTTATATGTGTAGTGATAGCTAAAATATCAAGGGTGTGGTAATATATGGAGTTTTCAAGTAAACTGcatttaagggtgtgtttgagagaagaggaaaagagaagattgagaagatatgtAAAACAAGATGAGCCATTAGCGCTTGATGatttgagtattaattattttaaacttaacaaatgaattaatatgattttctaaaagcaatttttccataaaaaaaagttttagaaATCACATCGTTTAGCAATTGGGAAGCATGTGCGTGAAAAAGAGATATTTTTCTTCCCTTCATGGAAAGCCATAGTATATATTGTGACAAATGCGTTGCCTGAGAATTCAGCATCCAAGGTCTCTCCGGCGTCTTAATTGGGTGGCGCAGAATCAGGACATGGATAATTTAGAGGCTCGTGTGGATAAACTAAATAAATTGAGGTATTTTCTAGCGAGcactatatacatatatcattgaAACATTGCAAATTGACAGAGCTAACCCGCTAATCTGCTACAAATCAGGCATGTGATGATGTCTTCCGGACGGCAAGAAGTTGGTTAAGCGATCAGGTAAATGTCTACGTAGGTGCTAATCTTTTCTGTTACGGATTGCAAGCTCCTTTTACATGTTTCTGATCTGATCCCCTCTGCAATTTATTAATTTCTCGCTAGAAAACTAATTAATCATGTTATCTCCATCTGCATAGACGAATGACTTCCTTATGCGTTTATTGTTCCACCTTATGTACGAGTAAAGTTATATAGCTACCGAATTTGATGAGTTCTTACTCTAGCAATCCACATATGACAAATTTACACGATATGAGAAACAAATTGCCAATGTTTGAGTAAAtacactaacaaaaaaaaaagtgaactgAACAAGCTTCGGTACATCTGTGGTGTATTCTTCGGTAGTTAAATTCACCAGTGTTATCTATTTATCTTATGGGATTCAAGAGATTTTCTCGTTTTAACCGTTTTTGTGGTAATGCTATGGGTTCCCCAGACTTGATGAATAGTATCAAACACTTGTATTTGTATGTCACAGGGTACTTCGATTTCCACCGCTGATGCTTCATTTTGGTTCGACCTCCAACATTTTCtactcggtggcggcggtgcgagATGATGGTGGTGATATGAAGATTATAGAACTTTTTCCTGGCATTTTGGGTTTCTGGGACAATTCTTGCTGCTACGTCCTCCGTTTTATCATCCAGTTTTTTTGTTTGTGAACCTCCCCTTCTGTGGATAAAATTCTGACTGATGATAGTATTTCTTCGATAGACCGTGCATCCGGATTCGCGATCTCAAGGTACAATTGTACAAAGGTgctattaaggctgtgttcgttgaTTGCTGTCGGTAACAAATCTCTCTCGCGCGCACATAAAATGGAGCtactcattagcacataattagtTAATATTAGCTAACTTTTTAggaatgaattaatatgattttttaaagtaacttatgtgtagaaattttttttgtaagaaacacaccgtttaatagtttgagagA is from Oryza sativa Japonica Group chromosome 9, ASM3414082v1 and encodes:
- the LOC4347589 gene encoding acyl-coenzyme A thioesterase 9, mitochondrial translates to MAATRSTATAALALSRTLARRPAASSSSRRISLELSAPRGTNPFQSAAFSSTTTGDPPPPTMDSPIKVVSHIGGSGGDGGGGAIDAGRSARKPLSLWPGMYHSPVTNALWEARSSIFERMIDAGAAGKQQQQPPQTELLTKTPAGSRTSIVYKFATDDILREQYRDPWNEVRIGKLLEDLDALAGTIAVKHCSDEDSTTRPLLLVTASVDKMELKKPICVDTDLKIAGAVTYVGRSSIDIQIEVTQVDQDSDMQSDPIALTANFTFVARDSMTGKSAPVNRLSPETEKEKQLFAEREARDKLRKRKREEQKGVFENGINKLHVEAERLNSLLAEGRVFSDLPALADRDSILLKDTRLENSLICQPQQRNLHGRIFGGFLMHRAFELAFSTAYAFVGQRPCFLEVDHVDFLKPVDVGDFLRFKSCVLYTQLDNAEQPLVNVEVVAHVTRPELRKSEVSNTFHFTFTVCSDALKNGLKIRHVVPSTEEEARRILERMDAEGLFD
- the LOC4347590 gene encoding putative F-box/kelch-repeat protein At1g12870, encoding MVSEKAKSNKRKKLECIISRLPRDLIEQVFLSLPVKTLLNCIGVCKQWRSIIQDPKFVTSHLQLAPHCALLFFPRELVSSCGLYPSEAILIDEAWSQSIWDVPVIGPDDFLCGSSNGLVCLYTHTTTIKIANLATGECLHLAKPAKNLTDDHFSFYSFGFHPLTKEYKVTHFLASSHETRIRAKVDSFDGVQVYTLGDEKWKYIGAPEALSLNCVKNSGVVNVDGTMYWLTEDQGTSWHHAVMSFDLNKESFGRIQLPTAALEDSAFYGPRRYWIKEIDGKVCIATCQTSDNQPILLRGEIQIWALDINLEQKWIQKYIIQPSAQHIPGPNIVHRDKIVLQHDARNLCSYELLGKNVEVKLSNMEKLLDFSPRKPGSMQVYTFVKSLVRLDSYKKASIVRRPKRKVTTKNLRTTINRLMQRLPDDEALKCIGMKIDQMLHYLPEDCPNQACDDVFRTARSWLSDQGTSISTADASFWFDLQHFLLGGGDRASGFAISSGWEVDLGGSRQLGGSDVAVPVPRRFPRAVGGRAGKRAGADVRAKRMTVSAAEATGCSYSQRRRHCCWWHEQEAEAMPRAAATRAGKGGGGRTGGSDDGGGNWHMRQKSAVTTTLRILSCCSRHRDVAATAMVDPQLHPCPRHCSEAIEKAAEPETQIGVGPTIFG